In Cloacibacillus sp. An23, the following are encoded in one genomic region:
- a CDS encoding APC family permease, with protein MLVGEFMGWNFTGALMAIWAMSVMYIGVAMMTTEMASIIEEPGGQYAMAKSILGPLAAFNVWLISVFEYTMLEAADAVVGGDIVSSPNPELSPMPFIILTLLLLTLINYRGIYGTLTLNFFITAAAFASVMFLLGSTDFFDPSRSLIKLGELTDGLPYGLLGVFAAMQFGIWFFLGIEGTAMASSECRKVERALPVGTMIGLLTLLFGAMATWFVCSGLVEAHKLGGSVYPLYDAAVATGKPLVIAVLFAGTVLACLASANGCISDASHAWSALAKDTIMPAYFAAEHPRFGSYYRSIVFLLPISLMFAFTGMLDQIITFSIFSALLVYIITAVMMIRFRKMYPLGTIKRAYISPLHPVPALVTIALASCALFGMFLTYGVNMLSGTLFYALASLWFIKRRRSRLDPGIFVTPSLKKWGKPRA; from the coding sequence GTGCTGGTCGGCGAGTTCATGGGATGGAACTTCACCGGCGCGCTGATGGCGATATGGGCCATGTCGGTCATGTACATCGGCGTCGCTATGATGACGACGGAGATGGCCTCGATTATAGAGGAGCCGGGCGGTCAGTACGCGATGGCGAAATCAATACTCGGCCCGCTCGCCGCGTTCAACGTCTGGCTGATAAGCGTCTTCGAATACACGATGCTCGAAGCGGCGGACGCCGTCGTCGGCGGCGACATAGTGAGCTCGCCGAACCCGGAACTCTCCCCTATGCCCTTTATCATACTCACGCTGCTCCTGCTGACGCTGATAAACTACAGGGGGATTTACGGCACGCTGACGCTGAACTTCTTCATCACCGCCGCGGCCTTCGCGAGCGTGATGTTCCTGCTCGGCTCGACGGATTTCTTCGACCCATCGCGCTCGCTGATAAAACTCGGCGAGCTGACCGACGGCCTGCCCTACGGGCTGCTCGGCGTATTCGCCGCGATGCAGTTCGGGATATGGTTCTTCCTCGGAATCGAGGGGACGGCTATGGCCTCGTCGGAATGCCGTAAAGTCGAGCGCGCGCTGCCTGTCGGGACGATGATAGGGCTTCTGACTCTGCTCTTCGGCGCGATGGCGACGTGGTTCGTCTGCTCCGGACTGGTCGAGGCGCATAAGCTCGGCGGCTCCGTCTACCCGCTCTACGACGCCGCCGTAGCCACGGGCAAGCCGCTCGTGATAGCCGTGCTTTTCGCCGGGACGGTGCTCGCCTGCCTCGCGAGCGCGAACGGCTGTATCAGCGACGCGAGCCACGCCTGGAGCGCGCTTGCCAAAGACACGATAATGCCTGCGTACTTCGCTGCGGAGCACCCGCGCTTCGGCTCGTACTACCGCTCGATAGTGTTCCTGCTGCCGATATCGCTGATGTTCGCCTTCACGGGGATGCTCGACCAGATAATCACATTCTCGATATTCTCCGCGCTGCTCGTCTACATCATAACAGCCGTTATGATGATACGATTCCGCAAAATGTACCCGCTCGGGACGATAAAGCGCGCCTATATATCGCCGCTGCACCCCGTTCCCGCGCTGGTCACGATAGCGCTGGCCAGCTGCGCGCTCTTCGGCATGTTCCTGACCTACGGCGTGAACATGCTCTCCGGCACGCTCTTCTACGCGCTGGCCTCGCTGTGGTTCATAAAACGCCGCCGCAGCCGCCTGGACCCCGGAATATTCGTCACGCCTTCGCTGAAAAAATGGGGGAAGCCTAGAGCGTAG
- a CDS encoding LysR family transcriptional regulator yields MDIQSLYYFAELSKDLHITRTAERLHISQQTLSNHLLRLEKYFGARLVERSQPTRLTSAGEYVLSFAEKLGRDERNLKDMLSDAGRQERGTLRIGGSEMRLNAFLPEVLCIFGSKYPKVDIRLTSATSSVLEPLVESGALDYGVVLSQERNPALNEWHLMEDQVYLCVADSLLAEYYGDGADALKRRSLSGAELGDFAELPFCMLSNRMGTRIKECFDGAGVTPRRLLTSPNTQIGLSLCRRRKAACFATRMNLADSNNNLEPDINVFPLHNESKPITQRLSIIRRKDRYISRFAKFFLDTTLDYFENLGQMRMERLARSE; encoded by the coding sequence ATGGATATTCAGAGCCTATATTATTTCGCGGAGCTTTCAAAGGACCTCCATATAACGAGGACGGCGGAGCGGCTGCACATATCGCAGCAGACGCTGAGCAACCACCTGCTGAGGCTTGAGAAGTATTTCGGCGCGAGGCTCGTGGAGCGTTCGCAGCCAACGAGGCTGACCAGCGCGGGCGAGTACGTCCTGAGCTTTGCAGAAAAGCTGGGGCGCGACGAGAGGAACCTGAAAGATATGCTTTCGGACGCGGGGCGGCAGGAGCGCGGCACTCTGCGGATAGGCGGCAGCGAGATGCGGCTGAACGCTTTTCTGCCGGAGGTGTTGTGCATATTCGGCTCTAAGTATCCAAAGGTGGACATACGGCTGACGAGCGCCACGTCCTCGGTGCTTGAACCGCTTGTCGAGAGCGGTGCGCTTGACTACGGGGTCGTGCTCTCGCAGGAGCGCAATCCGGCGCTGAACGAATGGCATCTGATGGAGGACCAGGTATATCTCTGCGTCGCGGACTCTCTGCTGGCGGAATATTACGGCGACGGCGCGGACGCGCTGAAAAGGCGGTCGCTCTCCGGCGCGGAGCTTGGCGACTTCGCCGAACTGCCGTTCTGTATGCTCTCCAACAGGATGGGGACGCGGATAAAAGAGTGCTTCGACGGCGCTGGCGTGACGCCGCGCCGCCTGCTCACGAGCCCGAACACGCAGATAGGGCTTTCGCTCTGCCGCAGGCGCAAGGCGGCCTGTTTCGCCACGAGGATGAATCTGGCGGACAGCAACAACAACCTCGAGCCTGATATAAACGTCTTCCCTCTGCACAACGAGTCAAAGCCTATCACGCAGCGTCTTTCAATAATAAGAAGGAAAGACCGCTACATATCGCGCTTCGCGAAATTCTTCCTTGACACGACGCTTGACTACTTTGAAAACCTCGGACAGATGCGCATGGAACGCCTCGCGCGAAGCGAATAG
- a CDS encoding DUF1932 domain-containing protein encodes MKIGFIGFGEAAYNIALGLAGEGVSGIRAFDSMAGDAVMGKLVHARAEEAKVELCGSAKDVAEWADVLFAAVPSSFTMDVCRGVKGSLRAGQIYADVSASTPAMKEAIWNEISATGVLFADAAMLGSLPKDKHRVPITASGNGAAKFKETMEPYGMKIMLAGERPGAASAIKLVRSIFMKGIAALMIEMLQAADAYGVSDEVVASVAKSMDGTPFTSHLDRLVTGSALHCVRRAAELKGSIAMLEEAGLTSEMSAATKQKLEELIPYEFAKHYVEAKPAGWPEIIEKLRKN; translated from the coding sequence ATGAAAATAGGATTTATAGGATTCGGGGAGGCCGCTTACAACATAGCCCTCGGCCTCGCCGGAGAAGGAGTGAGCGGTATACGCGCCTTCGACTCGATGGCCGGGGACGCCGTAATGGGAAAGCTCGTCCACGCGCGCGCGGAAGAGGCGAAGGTCGAGCTGTGCGGCTCCGCCAAAGACGTGGCCGAGTGGGCCGACGTGCTTTTCGCCGCGGTTCCATCGTCATTCACGATGGACGTCTGCCGCGGGGTAAAGGGCAGCCTGCGCGCCGGGCAGATATACGCCGACGTGAGCGCTTCGACGCCGGCCATGAAGGAAGCGATATGGAACGAAATCAGCGCGACGGGCGTGCTTTTCGCCGACGCAGCGATGCTCGGCTCCCTGCCCAAGGACAAGCACCGCGTTCCCATAACGGCGAGCGGAAACGGCGCGGCTAAGTTCAAGGAGACGATGGAGCCCTACGGCATGAAAATAATGCTCGCGGGCGAACGTCCCGGCGCGGCCTCGGCGATAAAGCTCGTGCGCAGCATATTCATGAAGGGCATTGCGGCGCTGATGATAGAGATGCTGCAGGCCGCTGACGCCTACGGCGTCTCGGACGAGGTCGTCGCCTCCGTCGCGAAATCCATGGACGGCACGCCCTTCACGAGCCACCTCGACCGCCTCGTGACCGGTTCAGCACTCCACTGCGTGCGCCGCGCGGCGGAACTCAAAGGCTCGATTGCGATGCTCGAAGAGGCCGGGCTCACCTCGGAGATGAGCGCGGCGACGAAGCAGAAGCTCGAGGAACTTATACCATACGAGTTCGCCAAGCATTACGTAGAGGCCAAGCCAGCGGGCTGGCCCGAAATAATAGAAAAACTCCGCAAAAACTAA
- a CDS encoding RraA family protein: MPVGKRIYLRREMPDPEIMNQFKTIPASNTADVMERNCAMNPRIRLVSSPKAQMMAGPAFTVKGRAGDNLLLHAALNFCSEGDVIVVSNEEDDTRSLMGEIMMAYLKYTKKIAGIVLDGPIRDIDEIGKWDFPVYCTGTTPGGPYKEGPGEINVPISCGGVSVNPGDIILADPDGVIVIPRRDAAQVLEDAKKFQAADEKKLAAAKDGTANRAWVEKSLEEKGFEIIDDVYRP; the protein is encoded by the coding sequence ATGCCAGTCGGAAAGAGAATATATCTGCGCCGCGAAATGCCGGATCCCGAGATAATGAACCAGTTCAAGACGATACCGGCCTCGAACACCGCCGACGTGATGGAGAGAAACTGCGCCATGAACCCGCGCATCAGGCTCGTCAGCAGCCCGAAGGCTCAGATGATGGCCGGCCCGGCCTTCACAGTCAAAGGACGCGCGGGGGACAACCTTCTGCTCCACGCGGCGCTCAACTTCTGCAGCGAAGGCGACGTGATAGTGGTCTCCAACGAAGAGGACGACACGCGCTCGCTCATGGGCGAGATAATGATGGCGTACCTGAAATACACGAAAAAGATTGCGGGCATAGTCCTCGACGGACCGATACGCGACATCGACGAAATAGGCAAATGGGACTTCCCCGTCTACTGCACCGGCACGACCCCGGGCGGCCCGTACAAAGAAGGGCCGGGAGAGATAAACGTCCCAATCTCATGCGGCGGCGTAAGCGTAAACCCGGGCGATATAATCCTAGCCGACCCCGACGGCGTGATAGTCATCCCGCGCCGCGACGCCGCGCAGGTGCTTGAAGACGCGAAGAAATTTCAGGCCGCCGACGAAAAGAAACTCGCCGCCGCCAAAGACGGCACCGCGAACCGCGCCTGGGTCGAAAAGAGCCTCGAGGAAAAAGGATTCGAGATAATCGACGACGTGTATAGGCCGTAG
- a CDS encoding SLC13 family permease — protein sequence MTPATLTIIILILAVISFLMEKIPVNMTIMLTMSVLVLTGLVTPKEAVSGFASTTILMLIGVMIVGSALFETGVCDKVAAVVRRYAKTERQMILAILVLSSIMSAGLSNSGTVAVFIPIILGICASSDFSRSKLLMCAFLGSMAGGRLTLVGDAAINVLVGDQIKALGYPFGFFEITKIGLPLTIVMIIYIYFIGYKFLPDIKAVDDIDLGIFETKPRNAPLWKQALSVLILLVVFVAMIFENKTGIPSYMVAIIGAVAVGLCGIFTEKQTYQLVSIKTVILLGGMTPLSIALSKTGAAQIIADSLIMIIGGSTNVYFITVVIFALTCVMTQFMSNVVTVTLLMPIVIAIANTIGVIPSALLMVMCVASTVSILTPIACPPANLIYSYGGYKFNDYFKSNIGLAIIFLIVCVVLIPMLWPLYA from the coding sequence ATGACGCCTGCAACATTGACAATTATAATTCTGATTTTAGCCGTTATTTCCTTCCTGATGGAAAAAATACCGGTCAACATGACGATAATGCTGACAATGAGCGTTTTAGTCCTGACCGGGCTCGTCACGCCGAAAGAGGCGGTCAGCGGATTCGCAAGCACAACCATACTGATGCTTATAGGCGTCATGATAGTCGGAAGCGCGCTGTTTGAAACCGGGGTCTGCGACAAAGTCGCCGCAGTCGTGCGAAGATACGCAAAGACCGAGCGACAGATGATTTTGGCGATACTGGTCCTTTCGAGCATAATGTCAGCCGGGCTCAGCAATTCAGGCACTGTCGCGGTATTCATACCAATCATATTAGGCATCTGCGCTTCGAGCGACTTCAGCCGTTCGAAGCTGCTCATGTGCGCCTTCCTCGGTTCGATGGCCGGAGGCCGTCTGACGCTCGTCGGCGACGCGGCCATCAACGTGCTTGTCGGCGACCAGATAAAGGCGCTCGGCTATCCGTTCGGTTTCTTTGAAATCACAAAAATCGGGCTTCCGCTTACGATAGTAATGATTATCTACATTTACTTCATCGGTTATAAATTTCTGCCCGATATTAAAGCCGTCGACGATATCGACCTCGGCATATTCGAGACCAAGCCCAGGAACGCGCCTTTATGGAAACAGGCGCTTTCCGTGCTTATACTGCTCGTCGTCTTCGTCGCGATGATATTTGAAAACAAAACTGGAATCCCATCTTATATGGTGGCCATCATAGGAGCGGTTGCGGTCGGCCTTTGCGGTATCTTTACGGAAAAACAGACATATCAGCTCGTCAGCATCAAGACGGTGATACTTCTCGGCGGAATGACGCCGCTGTCGATAGCGCTGAGCAAGACCGGCGCGGCCCAGATAATAGCGGATTCGCTCATTATGATAATAGGCGGTTCGACGAACGTCTATTTCATAACCGTCGTGATTTTCGCGCTCACTTGCGTCATGACGCAGTTCATGTCAAACGTCGTCACCGTTACGCTCCTCATGCCGATAGTGATAGCCATAGCCAACACCATCGGCGTCATACCTTCCGCGCTGCTGATGGTCATGTGCGTAGCCTCGACGGTATCCATACTGACGCCGATAGCGTGTCCGCCCGCGAACCTCATCTACTCCTACGGAGGGTACAAATTCAACGACTACTTCAAGAGCAACATCGGACTCGCGATAATATTCCTCATAGTATGCGTCGTGCTGATACCGATGCTGTGGCCTCTCTACGCGTAA
- a CDS encoding amidohydrolase family protein, whose protein sequence is MLDVIFENCVYSASGTGADSRIDIGIMDGKIAFAAPHGKRSEEAVQTVRCEGLHAFPGFIDFHTHLFAHGSTFGMEADDLLTAGVTRAVDMGTSGWVNYPAFRKCDIEGRRIRIKSFLNVSPVGQPGKGISEPLEDGVISISDMANVIERYPGKIIGLKVRISRNIVRGLGLEPLKKAVEAGEALGLPVCVHTTDPPAPTKEILKILRRGDIYSHMYHGEGETILSAGGRLEPEAFRARERGVLFEVGNGRKNFDFRVAEQAAKEGFFPDLITSDSTRATFHKDESMWDLTFVMSKFLDLGMKAAEVTRSVTETPARLFGLNAREYRLKEGCGADLTFCRISETSTRQYDSYGNERTGKWLIEPVMTVLGGDIVYDVTKNIQE, encoded by the coding sequence ATGCTTGACGTAATTTTTGAAAACTGCGTGTACTCCGCCTCTGGTACGGGCGCAGACTCAAGAATCGACATCGGAATAATGGACGGTAAAATCGCGTTCGCCGCGCCGCACGGCAAACGCTCCGAAGAAGCCGTACAAACAGTACGGTGCGAAGGTCTTCATGCCTTCCCCGGCTTCATAGACTTCCACACTCACCTTTTCGCGCACGGAAGCACGTTCGGCATGGAGGCCGACGACCTGCTTACGGCCGGAGTAACGCGCGCCGTGGACATGGGAACGTCAGGCTGGGTAAACTATCCCGCTTTCCGCAAATGTGACATCGAAGGGCGCAGGATACGCATAAAAAGCTTCCTTAACGTTTCGCCGGTCGGACAGCCCGGAAAAGGAATTTCAGAGCCTCTGGAAGACGGCGTAATCTCCATATCCGACATGGCGAATGTGATAGAAAGATATCCGGGCAAGATAATAGGTCTAAAGGTCCGCATAAGCAGAAACATTGTCCGCGGCCTCGGGCTCGAACCGCTGAAAAAGGCGGTCGAAGCGGGCGAGGCCCTCGGACTCCCAGTATGCGTCCACACGACGGACCCGCCGGCCCCGACGAAAGAGATATTGAAAATACTGCGGCGCGGCGACATTTACAGCCACATGTATCACGGAGAGGGCGAGACGATTTTAAGCGCCGGCGGCAGGCTGGAGCCGGAGGCGTTTCGCGCTCGCGAACGCGGCGTACTCTTCGAAGTGGGAAACGGAAGAAAGAATTTTGATTTCAGGGTCGCAGAGCAGGCTGCGAAAGAGGGCTTCTTCCCGGATTTGATTACGAGCGACTCGACGCGCGCAACGTTCCATAAAGATGAAAGCATGTGGGACCTTACGTTTGTGATGTCGAAGTTCTTAGATTTAGGGATGAAGGCGGCGGAAGTGACGCGCAGCGTTACCGAGACTCCGGCGCGGCTGTTCGGCTTGAACGCACGGGAATACAGGTTAAAAGAAGGCTGCGGCGCTGACCTTACATTTTGCCGCATAAGCGAAACATCAACGCGCCAATACGATTCGTACGGCAATGAACGCACAGGAAAATGGCTTATCGAGCCTGTGATGACGGTACTGGGCGGAGACATCGTATATGACGTGACAAAAAATATTCAAGAGTAA
- a CDS encoding 4Fe-4S double cluster binding domain-containing protein, which produces MLSDGFRNFLYEIGAKLAGFADMSGVPGCSYPRAASVALAVPRHILREIADGPTKSYYYMYAELNNGLNRIITSAAEYLRARGYAAEPVTTDAVKKKNEFETELPHKTAAARAGLGWIGKSCLLVTPEYGSAVRLSTLLTDAPLDCAAPLSPRCGLCTSCVDACPAHALSGKLWSPGTPRDAIVNPQKCFDKQRELMKARTGIDIDLCGKCFAVCPYTRRYLELA; this is translated from the coding sequence ATGCTTTCCGACGGATTTAGAAATTTCCTATACGAAATAGGCGCGAAGCTCGCGGGATTCGCGGACATGAGCGGCGTACCGGGTTGTTCGTACCCGCGCGCGGCCTCCGTCGCGCTCGCCGTGCCGCGCCACATACTGCGCGAAATAGCGGACGGCCCGACAAAAAGCTACTATTACATGTATGCGGAGCTCAACAACGGCCTAAACAGGATAATAACCTCAGCCGCGGAATATCTCCGCGCGCGCGGCTACGCCGCCGAGCCAGTAACGACCGACGCCGTGAAAAAGAAAAACGAATTCGAGACTGAGCTGCCGCACAAAACGGCGGCTGCGCGCGCCGGCCTCGGCTGGATAGGCAAAAGCTGCCTGCTCGTCACGCCGGAATACGGCTCCGCCGTGCGCCTGTCCACGCTGCTCACAGACGCGCCGCTCGACTGCGCCGCGCCGCTATCGCCGCGCTGCGGCCTCTGCACCTCGTGCGTGGACGCCTGCCCAGCCCATGCTCTCAGCGGAAAATTATGGAGCCCCGGAACGCCGCGCGACGCGATAGTAAATCCCCAAAAATGCTTCGACAAACAGCGCGAGCTGATGAAAGCCCGCACCGGCATAGACATAGACCTCTGCGGCAAATGCTTCGCAGTCTGCCCGTACACGCGGCGGTATCTGGAGCTGGCGTGA
- the grdD gene encoding glycine/sarcosine/betaine reductase complex component C subunit alpha, producing MADKAAVKALIGDILNEIIEEARDGGGKKTSVGLMAYGSELGQEELCKGARLAQQNDPSVKVYCIGPKLEGYEDLNWIETAADEHEIAHAMEKALNDGVIAGAVALHYPFPVGVTTIGKVFTPGKGKPCFIASSTGTASPVRTEAMLRNAIYGIAVAKSAGVAKPTVGILNLDGAQTVLRALQKLQENGYDITFADSIRKDGGAIFRGNDLLAGASDVCVTDTLTGNVLMKLFGAWTTGGNYEAMGWGYGPSAGEGWDKVISIISRASGAPVIASALSLNAAAAKNGLPAIVAKELAAAKAAGLDELIESMQPKQAAAEEDVKAPAAEPTDEEIHGVDVLEIENAVKALWKAGIYAESSMGCTGPVIKFAKHNEEKVKEVLKAANYL from the coding sequence ATGGCAGACAAAGCAGCGGTAAAAGCCTTAATAGGCGACATACTGAATGAAATAATAGAGGAGGCCAGGGACGGCGGCGGCAAGAAAACCAGCGTCGGCCTCATGGCCTACGGCAGCGAACTCGGACAGGAAGAGCTCTGCAAAGGCGCGCGCCTCGCGCAGCAGAACGACCCGTCGGTGAAAGTCTACTGCATCGGCCCGAAACTCGAAGGCTACGAGGATCTCAACTGGATCGAGACTGCGGCCGACGAGCATGAAATCGCGCACGCTATGGAAAAAGCCCTCAACGACGGCGTGATAGCCGGAGCGGTCGCGCTCCACTATCCCTTCCCCGTCGGCGTCACGACGATAGGAAAGGTATTCACCCCCGGCAAAGGCAAGCCCTGCTTCATAGCTTCCTCAACCGGCACGGCGTCGCCCGTCCGCACCGAGGCCATGCTCCGCAACGCCATCTACGGCATCGCGGTCGCCAAGTCCGCCGGAGTGGCTAAGCCCACCGTCGGCATACTCAACCTCGACGGAGCCCAGACGGTCCTCCGCGCGCTCCAGAAGCTCCAGGAGAACGGATACGACATCACCTTCGCCGACAGCATCAGAAAAGACGGCGGCGCGATATTCCGCGGCAACGACCTTCTCGCCGGAGCCTCCGACGTCTGCGTCACCGACACGCTCACCGGCAACGTCCTGATGAAGCTCTTCGGAGCCTGGACGACCGGCGGCAACTACGAAGCGATGGGATGGGGATACGGCCCCTCCGCCGGCGAAGGCTGGGACAAAGTCATCTCCATCATCTCCCGCGCCTCCGGCGCTCCCGTCATCGCCTCCGCTCTGTCGCTCAACGCGGCCGCTGCGAAGAACGGGCTGCCCGCGATAGTCGCGAAGGAACTCGCCGCGGCGAAGGCGGCCGGCCTTGACGAACTCATCGAGTCCATGCAGCCGAAACAGGCGGCGGCCGAAGAAGACGTCAAAGCCCCGGCGGCGGAGCCGACCGACGAAGAGATCCACGGCGTAGACGTCCTCGAAATAGAGAACGCCGTCAAAGCCCTCTGGAAAGCCGGCATCTACGCCGAATCCTCGATGGGCTGCACCGGCCCTGTCATCAAGTTCGCAAAGCACAACGAGGAAAAAGTCAAAGAAGTCCTCAAAGCCGCGAACTATCTCTAA
- the grdC gene encoding glycine/sarcosine/betaine reductase complex component C subunit beta: protein MPNAAFKAAAYSLNHTPELALWYGNTPFVERETHPDSEFLKELPKFEQNYDEATRYAPNLTYIGAMEIEDFEKRQQPWYKNLEPESIRYGKYGEIMPEDETLAFMDMCDVFDLIWLEKGFAAAVKEKVAKHPLMRDDILARLEAGHEMSEIEHETANEGALPLYFEGKVVGCARRGHEVDPNLTAYELMVNICNKASAVLSLLHLIKNAGLTPNDIDFVVECSEEAAGDMNQRGGGNFAKAIAEIAGCMNASGCDVRGFCAGPVNATLAAASMVAAGTRKNVAVVAGGAIPKLYMNARDHVKKELPALENCIGSFAALVVPDDGQHPVIRLDAVGKHTVGAGASPQAVTSVLTYEPLQKVGLTFADVDKFSPELHNPEITLPAGAGNVPEANFKMIAALAVMKKAIEKADMVKFTKEHGMTGFVHTQGHIPSGVPFIGHAIDAINAGKMTRAMIIGKGSLFLGRLTNLADGASFLIEKPQPKKEEAAVSKEEIRELILESLGELAATLKK from the coding sequence ATGCCAAACGCAGCGTTCAAAGCGGCAGCCTATTCACTCAACCACACGCCGGAGCTCGCCCTCTGGTACGGCAACACTCCTTTCGTGGAGAGAGAGACCCATCCTGATTCGGAATTCCTCAAAGAACTTCCCAAGTTTGAACAGAATTATGACGAAGCCACGCGCTACGCCCCGAACCTCACCTACATCGGCGCGATGGAGATAGAGGACTTCGAGAAGCGCCAGCAGCCCTGGTACAAGAACCTCGAGCCCGAATCGATCCGCTACGGCAAGTACGGCGAAATCATGCCGGAAGACGAGACCCTCGCCTTCATGGATATGTGCGACGTCTTCGACCTCATCTGGCTTGAGAAGGGCTTCGCCGCCGCCGTCAAGGAAAAGGTCGCCAAGCACCCGCTCATGCGCGACGACATACTAGCACGCCTCGAGGCCGGACACGAGATGTCCGAGATAGAGCACGAGACCGCCAACGAAGGCGCGCTCCCGCTCTACTTTGAAGGCAAGGTCGTCGGCTGCGCCCGCCGCGGACACGAGGTAGACCCGAACCTCACCGCCTACGAGCTCATGGTCAACATCTGCAACAAGGCCAGCGCCGTCCTCTCGCTGCTCCACCTCATCAAGAACGCGGGACTCACCCCGAACGACATCGACTTCGTAGTCGAGTGCTCCGAGGAGGCCGCGGGCGACATGAACCAGCGCGGCGGCGGCAACTTCGCGAAAGCCATCGCTGAAATCGCCGGCTGCATGAACGCCTCCGGCTGCGACGTGCGCGGATTCTGCGCCGGCCCAGTCAACGCGACCCTCGCCGCCGCCTCGATGGTAGCCGCGGGCACCCGCAAGAACGTAGCCGTAGTCGCCGGCGGAGCTATCCCGAAACTCTACATGAACGCGCGCGACCACGTCAAAAAAGAACTCCCCGCCCTTGAGAACTGCATCGGCTCCTTCGCGGCCCTCGTCGTTCCCGACGACGGACAGCACCCTGTCATCCGCCTCGACGCGGTAGGAAAGCACACCGTCGGCGCCGGCGCTTCGCCGCAGGCCGTCACCTCCGTCCTTACCTACGAGCCGCTTCAGAAGGTCGGCCTCACCTTCGCTGACGTGGACAAGTTCTCGCCCGAACTCCACAACCCGGAGATAACGCTCCCCGCCGGAGCCGGAAACGTCCCCGAAGCCAACTTCAAGATGATCGCGGCCCTCGCAGTCATGAAGAAAGCCATAGAGAAGGCCGACATGGTCAAGTTCACGAAAGAGCACGGCATGACCGGCTTCGTCCACACCCAGGGACACATTCCCTCGGGCGTTCCGTTCATCGGACACGCCATCGACGCAATCAACGCCGGCAAGATGACCCGCGCCATGATCATAGGCAAGGGAAGCCTCTTCCTCGGACGCCTCACGAACCTGGCGGACGGCGCTTCCTTCCTCATCGAGAAGCCGCAGCCCAAGAAAGAGGAAGCCGCGGTAAGCAAAGAAGAAATCCGCGAACTGATCCTCGAAAGCCTCGGAGAACTTGCGGCTACCCTCAAGAAGTAG